From the Prunus dulcis chromosome 4, ALMONDv2, whole genome shotgun sequence genome, one window contains:
- the LOC117624407 gene encoding potassium transporter 10-like: protein MQMARRMSADENTDNKGSVWALDQQLDQPMDEEAKRLRNMYKEKKYSTLMLLQLAFQSLGVVYGDLGTSPLYVFYNTFPDGIGDPEDLIGALSVIIYSLTLIPLLKYVFIVCRANDNGQGGTFALYSLLCRHAKIKAIPNQDQTDEALTTYSRSTFGEQSFAARTKRWLEGHALMQSTLLILVLVGSCMVIGDGILTPAISVLSAVGGINVGHPKISNGVVVLVAVVILVLLFTMQRHGTDKVGWLFAPVVLLWFLVIGGIGMFNIWKYDRSILKAFSPVYVYRFFKRGGKDGWASLGGIMLSITGTEALFADLSHFPVPSIQIAFTSVVFPCLLLAYCGQAAYLMKNSNNVIGAFYHSIPDSIYWPVFIVATAAAVVASQATITATFSLIKQALALGCFPRVKVVHTSRKYRHQIYIPEINWIVMILCIAVTAGFKNQNQIGNASGTAVCIVMLVTTLLMILVMILVWRCHWILVLIFTGLSLVVEGTYFSAVLLKVNQGGWVPLVIAAAFFVIMYVWHYGTVKRFEIEMHSKVSMAWILGLGPSLGLVRVPGIGLVYSELANGVPRIFSHFITNLPAIHSVVIFVCVKYLPVCTVPEEERFLVKRIGPKNFHMFRCVARYGYKDDHKKDDDFEKKLFQSLFMFVRLESLMEASSDSDVSSLLEQQTKESEDGLFCNSSNILHSDVDLSIASVDAIVPDDSPLHSNNMTSFVPASSKVETDEIEFLNNCRDAGVVHMLGNTVVKARRESKFWKKIAIDYLYAFLRKICRENSVMFNVPHESLLNVGQVFYV, encoded by the exons ATGCAGATGGCTAGAAGAATGTCTGCTGATGAAAACACTGATAACAAAGGTAGCGTCTGGGCTTTGGATCAGCAGCTTGATCAGCCCATGGATGAGGAGGCTAAGAGGCTTAGAAATATGTACAAGGAAAAG AAATATTCGACATTAATGCTTCTGCAGCTTGCATTTCAAAGCCTTGGTGTGGTGTATGGAGATTTAGGCACATCTCCTTTGTATGTTTTCTACAATACATTTCCTGATGGAATTGGTGACCCAGAGGATTTAATTGGAGCTTTATCTGTTATTATATATTCCCTCACTCTTATTCCACTCCTCAAGTACGTTTTTATTGTCTGTAGAGCAAATGACAATGGTCAAG GTGGAACATTTGCTCTTTATTCACTACTCTGTCGACATGCAAAGATAAAGGCTATTCCTAACCAAGACCAAACAGATGAGGCACTAACAACATATAGTCGTTCTACTTTTGGTGAGCAATCATTTGCTGCAAGAACCAAGAGATGGTTGGAGGGACATGCATTAATGCAGAGCACACTTCTTATTCTTGTCCTCGTTGGCTCTTGCATGGTGATTGGGGATGGGATTCTGACTCCAGCCATATCAG TTCTGTCAGCAGTTGGTGGGATCAATGTGGGCCACCCTAAGATTAGTAATG GGGTAGTCGTGCTTGTTGCTGTTGTTATACTGGTACTTTTGTTTACCATGCAACGCCATGGTACAGATAAAGTGGGTTGGCTGTTTGCACCAGTTGTACTCCTTTGGTTTCTCGTAATTGGAGGAATTGGCATGTTTAACATTTGGAAGTATGATCGTAGCATTTTAAAAGCTTTTTCACCTGTATATGTATATCGATTTTTTAAGAGGGGAGGAAAAGATGGGTGGGCATCTCTCGGAGGTATTATGCTTAGTATAACAG GAACAGAAGCACTTTTTGCTGACCTATCCCATTTCCCAGTCCCGTCAATACAGATTGCTTTCACGTCAGTTGTATTTCCATGCCTTCTATTAGCCTACTGTGGTCAAGCTGCATACCTcatgaaaaattcaaataacgTGATTGGTGCTTTTTATCATTCCATTCCAG ACAGCATATATTGGCCTGTGTTTATTGTTGCTACTGCAGCTGCTGTTGTTGCAAGTCAGGCCACCATAACTGCAACTTTTTCATTAATCAAGCAGGCCCTTGCATTAGGCTGTTTCCCAAGAGTCAAAGTCGTGCATACATCAAGGAAGTACCGTCACCAGATATATATTCCAGAAATTAATTGGATTGTTATGATTCTCTGCATTGCCGTGACAGCTGggtttaaaaatcaaaaccaaattggCAATGCCTCTG GGACGGCAGTTTGTATAGTAATGTTGGTAACCACATTGCTTATGATTTTAGTCATGATATTAGTGTGGCGCTGCCACTGGATTCTGGTCCTGATTTTCACTGGCTTATCATTGGTTGTGGAGGGCACTTACTTTTCTGCTGTGCTGCTCAAGGTCAATCAAGGTGGCTGGGTTCCTCTTGTGATCGCAGCAGCCTTTTTTGTCATCATGTATGTTTGGCATTACGGAACAGTAAAACGCTTTGAGATTGAGATGCATAGTAAGGTTTCAATGGCATGGATTCTCGGACTTGGTCCCAGTTTAGGACTGGTTCGTGTACCTGGGATAGGCCTTGTGTACAGTGAGCTAGCAAACGGAGTGCCCCGTATCTTCTCTCACTTTATCACCAACCTGCCCGCCATCCATTCTGTTGTCATCTTTGTCTGCGTGAAGTACCTTCCTGTCTGCACAGTCCCGGAAGAAGAGAGGTTCCTTGTAAAGCGAATCGGACCCAAGAATTTCCACATGTTCCGTTGTGTTGCAAGGTATGGCTATAAAGACGACCATAAAAAGGATGATGATTTTGAGAAAAAGCTCTTTCAAAGCCTTTTCATGTTTGTCCGGCTTGAGTCCTTGATGGAAGCGTCTTCAGACTCTGATGTATCTAGCTTGCTTGAGCAACAAACTAAGGAATCAGAAGATGGCCTGTTTTGTAATAGCAGCAATATACTTCACTCTGATGTAGACCTGTCAATTGCGTCAGTGGACGCGATTGTGCCTGATGATTCTCCCTTGCATTCAAACAACATGACCTCCTTCGTTCCGGCAAGCAGCAAGGTGGAGACTGATGAGATAGAATTCCTGAACAACTGTAGAGATGCAGGGGTGGTGCACATGTTGGGAAATACCGTAGTAAAAGCTAGGAGAGAATCAAAGTTTTGGAAGAAGATAGCTATTGATTACCTATATGCATTTCTTAGGAAGATATGTAGGGAAAATAGTGTAATGTTCAACGTTCCTCATGAGAGCCTCTTGAATGTTGGACAAGTTTTCTATGTATAG